The following DNA comes from Enterocloster bolteae.
TGGTAAAACGGCTCATCAGCTCCCCGTGGGTATGGGCGTCAAAGTAGGTCAGGGGAAGGCGCTGGGTGTGCCGGAACAGGTCGGAGCGGATTTCGCTCACCACCTTCTGGGAAATATGGACCATCATCTGATTGTAGGCATAACAGGAGAGTGCGCCGCACAGGTACAGCCCTCCCATGACCAGCAGCATGTTTACAAGCCCCGGTATGTCACCCGGGAGAATGAAACGGTTGATGACTGGTTTTAACATGTATGTTCCTGAAATGCTGGACAGGGCGCTGACTGCCACCAGGAGGGCGATGACCAGCATATACCACTTGTGCCGGCCCAGGTAGCCGAACATCTGCTTTAAGGTCCGTCCGGTATCCTTGGGACGGTTATAATTTGCTATTCTTGCCATTACAGATTCGCCCCTTCCTGCTGAGAATGATAGATGTCCTGATAAATCTGGTTGGAAGCCAGCAAGGTTTCGTGGCTGCCGACCGCGTTCACCCGTCCGTCCTCCAGTATGATGATTTGGTCTGCGTGGGCAACGGAGGATATGCGCTGGGCAATGATGATTTTAGTTGTATCCGGCATGCTCTTTGCCAGTCCATCCCGGATTTTGGCCTCTGTGGCCGTATCCACGGCGCTGGTGGAATCATCCAGAATCAGCACCCTGGGAGACTTTAGGATGGCCCTGGCAATGCAGAGTCTCTGCTTCTGTCCGCCCGACACATTGACGCCTCCCTGGCCCAGCTCTGTTTCATATCCCCGCTCCAGGCGGTCGATGAATTCATCCACGCAGGCAATGCGGCAGGCCTCCTCGATTTCCTGCTCCGTGGCTGTTTCCCTGCCCCAGCGCAGGTTATCCTTTACTGTCCCGGAAAACAGGGTGTTTTTCTGGAGCACCATGGCGATGGAATCCCTCAGTCCTTTAAGGGAGTATTCCCGGACCGGGCGGCCGTCTATATAAACAGTGCCCTTGGTGACATCATAGAGCCTGGGAATCAGCTGCACCAGCGTACTCTTGGCAGCGCCTGTCTGGCCAATGATGCCCACGGTCTGTCCCGGCTTTATATGGAAGGAAATGTCTGAGAGCACATATTCGGCAGCCTCCTGATTGTATTTAAAGTACACATTCTCAAACCGGATATCACCGTGCTTTACTTCCAGGGTGCTGGACGCATCCTCCCTGATGTCGATTTCCTCATCCATGACCTGCGAGATACGCTTCCAGGAAGCCAGGGCCCTGGTGGTCATAAGGAACACATTGGAGAACATCATCAGGGAATTTAAAACCTGCATCACATAGCTCAGGAAACCGGTGAGCTCGCCCACCTTCACGCCACCTATGGTGACCAGCCTGCCTCCGAACCACAGGATGCACAGGATGGTGGAGTACATGACTAACTGCATGGCCGGCATATTGAGGACTGCCAGGCGGAAGGCTTTTTCCGCTGTGAACTGCAGATTGTAATTGACCTCCTCGAATTTCTGAATTTCATAATCGCCCCGGACATAGGATTTCACCACACGGATGGCGGTCAGGTTTTCCTGAATGATGCGGTTTACCATGTCGATGGCGCCCTGCATCACACTGTACAGGGGGCGCACATGGCTGATGATGAAAAACAGCAGCACACCCAGAACAGGGGCAGCCACCAGAAACACCAGTGCCAGCTGCGGATTGATGTAAAAGGAAGCGGCCATGGCGGTGAGCATCATGACCGGTGAGCGGAAAGCGGGCCGCATGCCTGTGGCAACAGAGTTTTGTATGGTGGTAACGTCGCTGGTAAGGCGGGTCACCAGGGAAGAACTGCTGAAATGGTCTGTGTTGGCAAAGGAAAACTGCTGCAGCTTTGCAAACTCCGCCTTGCGGATTTCGGCCCCCAGTCCCTGGCCGCAACGGGCCGAGAACATGGCGGAGCCCTGGCCCAGCACAAGGGAGATAAGGGCAAAGAGAACCATCTGCAGCCCCTTCATCAGGATATAATGGCGGTCCCCGGTGGCTACGCCCACATCCACAATGGAAGCCATGACCAGCGGGATGATTAACTCAAACACGGTCTCGGCTTCAATACAGAAAACAGCCAGCACCGCGTCCCTTTTGTAAGGCTTCAGATAAGATAAAAATTCCTTCATTCCGGAATCCTCCTTCATTGAACTGTAACATAAGTTACATAAGTCAAATAAATGCATTCGCAACAATTGCACATACAACTATTGTATGCTCATGTGTTGAAAATGTCAATTGTGTTGTGATATACTTTTAGATATGCGTAAGAAGGTAGTTGAGAATGTATTTGAGAATGTAATGGGAAATGTAATACAGACCTAAGAAAAAGAGGAGAAAAACATGAGAAGGATGATTTCTGTGCCGCTTATACTGGCGGCTGCTGCAGCTCTGTCTTTCCTGCCGGTACAGGACTGCCTGGCCTATGGGCCGGGAGACAGCTGGTATTATGACCATTACCGCAGGGGCGGCCCCGGTGTGGAGTATGATTATGGGACTGCGCCGTCAGGGACCTATGATTACGGCGGCCCATCAGCGCCTCAGGGCAATGCCCAGGTTACCACAGATAATACGGTCAGGGCTTACCCCGGCTTTAATACCAATGTGCCGGATACGTCCACGGCCCAGTTTGATCCCGGATACTGGTGGGATCCCAATGATGATGACTGGGATGACTGGGATGATGACGACTGGTGGTATTACAATGGAGGGCCCGGGGTCCAGTACGGCCAGGGCTGGAGATACAGTCCGGGGGGCTGGTGGTTCCAGCTCTGCGGCGGCAGCTGGCTGTCCGGGGGCTGGCAGCTGATACATAACCGCTGGTACCGCTTTGACCAGAACGGATATATGCTGACGGGATGGTTCACGGACAGCGACGGAAACCGGTATTATCTGAATCCTCTGGATGACGGCACTCTGGGCATGATGCGCACGGGCTGGCAGATGATAGACGGACAGCTTTATTATTTCAATACCCAGTCCGACGGTACCATGGGACGGCTGTTTGTGAATACCACAACCCCGGACGGCTATGTGGTGGGAGCGGACGGGGCTTTGGTCCGGTAGCGGAAAACCCCGGCGCCTGTGGCAAGCAGGCGCCGGGGTTTTCTGTTTTTGTCGTATGGTAACTTTAAGACCAGAAGCAATTTTTTCTTTTGTATCCTTATTTATATGGTAACTGTATGGTAATCCGTTTCTTTTGTATTTTGGTTCAATGCCTGGGAGCCGTTCCATCCGGTATGTGTGTGTGATGGAGTGTAATGCAATATTGGAATTTCGTGCGGCTTTTTGCCGCCCTTTAGGTTTATGATTGTATGTTCCGGAATCCCTGTCCCCTGGGGCTTTCGCGGCTGCCCGTTCCTGCCCCGGCATCTTTCTTTCATCCGTTCATAATGTTAATGCAGGGCGGGGCTTTTTTATTGCAAAAAAAAATTGCCGCTTATTGCCAGTGTTCATAATATGTGATAATATAAAGGTTGTTTTACAGAAAAGAGGATACAATCATGTTACAATATCTAATTGTGTGCCCGTTGGTGTTCCTGGCCGGACTGGTGGATTCCATTGCAGGCGGCGGCGGGCTTATTGCTCTGCCCGCATATCTCATTGCAGGGGTGCCCGCCCATGTGGCCCTGGGTACCAATAAACTCAGCTCAGCCATGGGCACCACTGTTTCCACGGCCCGGCTGGCAAAGCACGGTTTTCTCAAAGGAAAGGTGCTTATGGCGGTGTGCTCCTCGGCGGCCGCCCTTATGGGTTCGGCTCTGGGCGCCCATCTGGCCCTCATGGTGCCGGAATCCGTCATCAAGCACATGATGATTGTGGTGCTGCCCGTTGTGGCGTTTTACGTGCTCAGGAACAAGGATATGGGAGCCAGGGACAGGACGGAAGATATTTCCAGAAATAAGGTATTTGCCATCTCCATGGCGGCGGCCTTTTTTGTGGGGGGATATGACGGCTTTTACGGACCCGGAACAGGAACCTTCCTGATTCTGATTCTCACAGGGGCTGCCGGGATGGACGCCCGCAGCGCCTCCGCCCAGACAAAGGTAATCAATCTTTCCTCTAATATAGCGGCCCTGGTGACCTTTATTGCCACCGGAAATGTTTACTACCCGCTGGGGCTTACAGCAGGCGTGTGTTCCATTGCGGGACACTACATCGGGGCAGGCATGGTGGCCCACGACGGCCAGAAGGTGGTCCGTCCCGTGGTACTGGCGGTGCTTGGGGTATTGTTCATTAAAATAATAAGCAACACATAAGCAGCCCGTAAACAGCACATAGGAAATAGGAGAGAATCACATGAAATGGAAAAAATTTACATTAACTACCACAACACAGGCTGTAGACCTGATTAGCAGCATGTTTGATGACATTGGTATAGAAGGAATCGAAATCGAAGACAATGTGCCTCTGACAGAGAAGGAGACAAAGGGGATGTTTATTGACATTCTTCCTGAGCTTCCTCCGGACGAAGGCGTTGCCAGGATAAGTTTTTACCTGGATGATGACGCGGATGTGGCGGATTACCTCAGACGGGTGGAAGAGGGCCTGGACGAGCTGTCCCCATTTGCGGATCTGGGCGCCAGGACCATCACCGCGTCGGAGACAGAGGACAAGGACTGGATTAACAACTGGAAACAATACTTTAAGCCCTTTACAGTGGACGATATTCTGATTAAGCCTACCTGGGAAACCATACCGGAGGAGCACAAGGACAAGCTTCTGGTGCAGATTGACCCGGGAACGGCCTTTGGAACAGGCATGCATGAGACCACCCAGCTGTGCATCCGCCAGCTGAAAAAGTACGTGAACCGGGACACCTTGGTGCTGGATGTGGGAACAGGCAGCGGTATCCTGGGAATCACAGCCCTGAAACTGGGGGCAGAAGAGGTGTGGGGCACGGACCTGGATGAAAATGCCATCAACGCCGTAAGGGAGAACCTGGAAGCCAACAGCATTCCTGAAGACAGGTTCCATGTACTCCAGGGTAATATCATAGACGATGTTTCCGTCAAGGAATGGGCGGGATACGGTAAGTACGATGTGGCAGTGGCCAACATACTGGCGGATGTTATTATTCTGCTGGTGGATGAGATACCGGCCCATCTGAAAAAAGGCGGTATCTTCATCACCTCCGGCATTATTGATATGAAGGAAGAGGCGGTGAAGGAGGCCTTTGGGCGCTGTCCGGAGCTGGAAGTGGTGGAAATCACATACCAGGGAGAATGGGTGAGCGTGACCGCCAGAAGGAAATAGGATGAATAAGGAAGGACCTGAGGGAAAGCCATGCATCATTTTTTTGTGAACCCTGAGCAGGTGGAGGACGGCCTGATAAGGATAACCGGATCTGACGTGAACCACATAAAGAATGTCCTGCGCATAAGGCAGGGGGAGGAAATGCTGGTCAGCGACGGCACCGGCAGGGACTACCTGTGTCAGGCGGAGGAAATCGCCGGACAGGAAGTCACGGTACGGATTCTTGAGACAGAGGAGGAGGGGAGAGAGCTTCCTTCCAGAATCTGGCTCTTTCAGGGACTGCCCAAATCTGATAAGATGGAGTTCATCATACAGAAGGCTGTGGAGCTGGGGGCGGCAGGCATTGTGCCTGTGTCCACCAGGAACACGGTGGTTAAACTGGACCCCAAAAAGGAAGAGGCCAAGGTCAAGCGGTGGCAGGCCATTGCGGAAAGCGCCGCCAAGCAGTCCAAACGGAGCCTGGTTCCCAGGGTATCCGGCATTATGACCTTAAAAGAAGCCTTTGACTATGTGGAAAGCCAGGGATTTTCCGTGCGTCTCATTCCTTATGAACATGAGGCGGGGATGGACGGCACAAAGACGGAGCTGGATGCCGCGGGGCCGGGACAGGACATTGCTGTGTTTATCGGCCCGGAGGGCGGTTTTGATGAACGGGAGATAGAATTGGCCCTTTCAAAAGGCGTGCGGCCCATCAGTCTGGGACGCAGGATACTGAGGACGGAGACAGCGGGGCTGGCCCTGCTGTCGGTGCTTATGATGCGGCTGGAAGGGGCGCTGTAAAGGAGTTTGTATAATGGAAGCATATTTTGACAATTCAGCCACCACCCGCGTGTTTGACAGCGTGAGGGATATTGTGGTAAAGACCATGACGGAGGATTACGGCAATCCCTCTGCCAAGCACAGAAAGGGAATGGAGGCAGAGCAGTATGTGCGCCAGGCAGCGGCGGACATTGCTAAAACATTAAAGGTCAGGGATAAGGAAATCCTGTTCACCTCCGGCGGCACGGAATCCAACAACATGGCTCTCATCGGCACCGCCATGGCCAACCAGAGGGCCGGAAAGCACATCATCAGCACCAGAATCGAACATGCCTCGGTTTACAACCCCCTGGCCTATCTGGAGCAGCAGGGGTTTGAGGTCACATATCTGTCTGTGGACAGCCAGGGCCACATTTCCCTGGAGGAACTGGAAGCAGCCATCCGTCCGGACACCATCCTGGTA
Coding sequences within:
- the prmA gene encoding 50S ribosomal protein L11 methyltransferase; the protein is MKWKKFTLTTTTQAVDLISSMFDDIGIEGIEIEDNVPLTEKETKGMFIDILPELPPDEGVARISFYLDDDADVADYLRRVEEGLDELSPFADLGARTITASETEDKDWINNWKQYFKPFTVDDILIKPTWETIPEEHKDKLLVQIDPGTAFGTGMHETTQLCIRQLKKYVNRDTLVLDVGTGSGILGITALKLGAEEVWGTDLDENAINAVRENLEANSIPEDRFHVLQGNIIDDVSVKEWAGYGKYDVAVANILADVIILLVDEIPAHLKKGGIFITSGIIDMKEEAVKEAFGRCPELEVVEITYQGEWVSVTARRK
- a CDS encoding 16S rRNA (uracil(1498)-N(3))-methyltransferase — protein: MHHFFVNPEQVEDGLIRITGSDVNHIKNVLRIRQGEEMLVSDGTGRDYLCQAEEIAGQEVTVRILETEEEGRELPSRIWLFQGLPKSDKMEFIIQKAVELGAAGIVPVSTRNTVVKLDPKKEEAKVKRWQAIAESAAKQSKRSLVPRVSGIMTLKEAFDYVESQGFSVRLIPYEHEAGMDGTKTELDAAGPGQDIAVFIGPEGGFDEREIELALSKGVRPISLGRRILRTETAGLALLSVLMMRLEGAL
- a CDS encoding sulfite exporter TauE/SafE family protein gives rise to the protein MLQYLIVCPLVFLAGLVDSIAGGGGLIALPAYLIAGVPAHVALGTNKLSSAMGTTVSTARLAKHGFLKGKVLMAVCSSAAALMGSALGAHLALMVPESVIKHMMIVVLPVVAFYVLRNKDMGARDRTEDISRNKVFAISMAAAFFVGGYDGFYGPGTGTFLILILTGAAGMDARSASAQTKVINLSSNIAALVTFIATGNVYYPLGLTAGVCSIAGHYIGAGMVAHDGQKVVRPVVLAVLGVLFIKIISNT
- a CDS encoding ABC transporter ATP-binding protein gives rise to the protein MKEFLSYLKPYKRDAVLAVFCIEAETVFELIIPLVMASIVDVGVATGDRHYILMKGLQMVLFALISLVLGQGSAMFSARCGQGLGAEIRKAEFAKLQQFSFANTDHFSSSSLVTRLTSDVTTIQNSVATGMRPAFRSPVMMLTAMAASFYINPQLALVFLVAAPVLGVLLFFIISHVRPLYSVMQGAIDMVNRIIQENLTAIRVVKSYVRGDYEIQKFEEVNYNLQFTAEKAFRLAVLNMPAMQLVMYSTILCILWFGGRLVTIGGVKVGELTGFLSYVMQVLNSLMMFSNVFLMTTRALASWKRISQVMDEEIDIREDASSTLEVKHGDIRFENVYFKYNQEAAEYVLSDISFHIKPGQTVGIIGQTGAAKSTLVQLIPRLYDVTKGTVYIDGRPVREYSLKGLRDSIAMVLQKNTLFSGTVKDNLRWGRETATEQEIEEACRIACVDEFIDRLERGYETELGQGGVNVSGGQKQRLCIARAILKSPRVLILDDSTSAVDTATEAKIRDGLAKSMPDTTKIIIAQRISSVAHADQIIILEDGRVNAVGSHETLLASNQIYQDIYHSQQEGANL